Proteins co-encoded in one Cupriavidus nantongensis genomic window:
- a CDS encoding acyl-CoA desaturase: MFDTILDWAANGLANWTWWEIVIYTLVMTHITIAGVTIFLHRCMAHRSLDLHPIAQHFFRFWLWLTTGMVTREWTAIHRKHHAKCETEDDPHSPQTRGIRKVLLEGAELYRAEAKNKETIAKFSHGCPNDWIERNLYSRFTWQGVGLMLIIDLALFGVIGMTVWAVQMLWIPIHAAGIINGLGHWWGYRNYDCEDASTNVSPWGLIIGGEELHNNHHTYPTSAKFSIKWYEFDVGWGYIRAMQAVGLAKVKKIPPKARLVEARPVDHNTLEAIIANRYDVMARYAKAVKGAFRQELEKLKEGRVAEYRSFKPASKWFHREETKLAAQQREQLASIVEQNKALQTFVEMRRELAAIWGRSNLTREQLLQQLQAWCHRAEASGIQALHDFSLRLRRYA; the protein is encoded by the coding sequence TTGTTCGACACTATTCTTGACTGGGCCGCCAACGGCCTTGCCAACTGGACCTGGTGGGAGATCGTCATCTACACGCTGGTGATGACGCATATCACGATCGCCGGCGTCACCATCTTCCTGCACCGCTGCATGGCGCACCGGTCGCTGGATCTGCACCCCATCGCTCAACACTTTTTCCGCTTCTGGCTGTGGCTGACCACGGGCATGGTCACGCGCGAGTGGACCGCGATCCACCGCAAGCACCACGCCAAGTGCGAAACCGAGGACGATCCGCACAGCCCGCAGACCCGCGGCATCCGCAAGGTGCTGCTGGAAGGCGCCGAGCTGTACCGTGCCGAGGCCAAGAACAAGGAAACCATCGCCAAGTTCAGCCATGGCTGCCCCAATGACTGGATCGAGCGCAACCTGTACTCGCGCTTCACCTGGCAGGGCGTCGGCCTGATGCTGATCATCGACCTGGCGCTGTTCGGGGTGATCGGCATGACCGTGTGGGCGGTGCAGATGCTGTGGATCCCGATCCATGCCGCCGGCATCATCAATGGCCTGGGCCACTGGTGGGGCTACCGCAACTACGATTGCGAGGACGCGTCGACCAACGTGTCGCCGTGGGGCCTGATCATCGGCGGCGAAGAGCTGCACAACAACCATCACACCTACCCGACCTCGGCCAAGTTCTCGATCAAGTGGTATGAGTTCGACGTGGGCTGGGGCTATATCCGCGCGATGCAGGCGGTCGGCCTGGCCAAGGTCAAGAAGATCCCACCCAAGGCGCGCCTGGTCGAGGCCCGTCCGGTCGACCACAACACGCTGGAAGCCATCATCGCCAACCGCTATGACGTGATGGCGCGCTACGCCAAGGCCGTCAAGGGCGCGTTCCGCCAGGAACTGGAAAAGCTCAAGGAAGGCCGCGTCGCCGAGTACCGCAGCTTCAAGCCCGCCAGCAAGTGGTTCCACCGCGAGGAAACCAAGCTGGCCGCGCAGCAGCGCGAGCAGCTGGCGAGCATCGTCGAGCAGAACAAGGCGCTGCAGACCTTCGTCGAAATGCGCCGTGAACTGGCCGCCATCTGGGGCCGTTCCAACCTGACGCGCGAGCAGCTGCTGCAGCAGCTGCAGGCCTGGTGCCACCGTGCCGAGGCCAGCGGTATCCAGGCGCTGCACGATTTCTCGCTGCGCCTGCGCCGCTACGCCTGA
- the nadA gene encoding quinolinate synthase NadA has protein sequence MTPQSIKTVEFEKPNLAGAENAAGASCVAHAWAKVPPVLSPDERQALKARIRRLLKERNAVLVAHYYVDADLQDLAEETGGCVSDSLEMARFGRDHAAKTLVVAGVRFMGETAKILSPEKTVLMPDLDATCSLDLGCPADEFAAFCDAHPDRTVVVYANTSAAVKARADWMVTSSIGLKIVEHLHAQGKKILWAPDKHLGSYIQKQTGADMLLWQGSCLVHDEFKGIELDLLRREFPNAKILVHPESPENVVAQADVVGSTSQLIEAAQKLDATEFIVATDNGILHKMRMAAPGKHFIEAPTAGNSATCKSCAHCPWMAMNALTNLAEVLETGRNQIHVDPAIGAKAVTCINRMLDFAAAQKRNVRPSSDLAQEQALFQGIGPA, from the coding sequence ATGACCCCACAATCGATCAAGACCGTCGAGTTCGAAAAGCCGAACCTGGCGGGTGCCGAAAACGCCGCTGGCGCCAGCTGCGTGGCGCATGCCTGGGCCAAGGTGCCGCCGGTGCTGTCGCCCGATGAGCGGCAGGCGCTGAAGGCGCGTATCCGCCGCTTGCTGAAGGAGCGCAACGCGGTGCTGGTGGCGCACTACTACGTCGACGCCGACCTGCAGGACCTCGCCGAAGAAACCGGCGGCTGTGTCTCCGATTCCCTCGAAATGGCCCGCTTCGGCCGCGACCATGCGGCCAAGACGCTGGTGGTGGCCGGCGTGCGCTTCATGGGCGAGACCGCCAAGATTCTCAGCCCGGAAAAGACCGTGCTGATGCCGGACCTGGACGCGACCTGCTCGCTCGACCTGGGCTGCCCGGCCGACGAGTTCGCGGCCTTCTGCGATGCGCATCCGGATCGCACCGTGGTGGTCTACGCCAACACCAGCGCCGCGGTGAAGGCGCGCGCGGACTGGATGGTGACCTCGAGCATCGGCCTGAAGATCGTCGAGCACCTGCACGCGCAGGGCAAGAAGATCCTGTGGGCCCCGGACAAGCACCTGGGCAGCTATATCCAGAAGCAGACCGGCGCCGACATGCTGCTGTGGCAGGGCTCGTGCCTGGTGCACGACGAGTTCAAGGGCATCGAGCTGGACCTGCTGCGCCGCGAGTTCCCCAACGCCAAGATCCTGGTGCATCCGGAATCGCCGGAGAACGTAGTGGCGCAGGCCGACGTGGTCGGCTCGACCTCGCAGCTGATCGAGGCCGCGCAGAAGCTGGACGCGACCGAGTTCATCGTCGCCACCGACAACGGCATCCTGCACAAGATGCGTATGGCCGCGCCCGGCAAGCATTTCATCGAGGCGCCGACCGCCGGCAACAGCGCCACCTGCAAGAGCTGCGCGCACTGCCCGTGGATGGCGATGAATGCGCTGACCAACCTCGCGGAAGTGCTCGAGACCGGCCGCAACCAGATCCACGTCGATCCGGCCATCGGCGCCAAGGCGGTGACCTGCATCAACCGCATGCTCGACTTCGCCGCCGCGCAGAAGCGCAATGTACGGCCGTCGTCCGACCTGGCGCAGGAACAGGCGCTGTTCCAGGGGATCGGCCCGGCATGA
- the nadC gene encoding carboxylating nicotinate-nucleotide diphosphorylase, which translates to MSVNPIFDSYGPALQAALQANVQAAIAEDVGSGDLTGLLVPADKAARARVIVRESAVLCGQPWFDACMRAVDPALQVRWLQQEGARMAPDSVVCEITGPARSLLTAERPSLNFLQLLSGVATATRRYADLIAGTRARVLDTRKTLPGLRLAQKYAVRIGGGENQRLALYDGILIKENHIAAAGSIGAAMRAALALDTQASVQIEVESLAELEQALAAGATSVLIDNFTVPMMQDAVKINQGRALLEVSGGVNAETIRTFAETGVDRISVGALTKDVRATDYSLRIIG; encoded by the coding sequence ATGAGCGTGAATCCGATTTTCGATAGCTATGGTCCGGCGCTGCAGGCAGCGCTGCAGGCCAATGTGCAGGCCGCGATCGCCGAGGATGTCGGCAGCGGCGACCTGACCGGCCTGCTGGTGCCGGCGGACAAGGCCGCGCGCGCGCGCGTGATCGTGCGCGAGTCGGCGGTGCTGTGCGGCCAGCCATGGTTCGACGCGTGCATGCGTGCGGTCGACCCGGCGCTGCAGGTGCGCTGGCTGCAGCAAGAGGGCGCCCGCATGGCACCGGATTCCGTGGTGTGCGAGATCACCGGCCCGGCGCGCTCGCTGCTGACCGCCGAGCGCCCGTCGCTGAATTTCCTGCAACTGCTGTCCGGTGTGGCCACCGCCACGCGCCGCTACGCCGATCTGATCGCCGGCACCCGCGCGCGCGTGCTCGACACGCGCAAGACGCTGCCCGGGCTGCGCCTGGCGCAGAAGTACGCGGTACGCATCGGCGGCGGCGAGAACCAGCGCCTGGCGCTGTATGACGGCATCCTGATCAAGGAAAACCATATCGCCGCGGCCGGCAGCATCGGCGCGGCGATGCGGGCGGCGCTGGCGCTCGATACGCAGGCGTCGGTGCAGATCGAGGTCGAGAGCCTGGCCGAACTGGAGCAAGCGCTGGCGGCCGGTGCCACGTCGGTGCTGATCGACAACTTCACCGTGCCGATGATGCAGGACGCGGTGAAGATCAACCAGGGCAGGGCGCTGCTGGAAGTGTCGGGCGGCGTCAATGCCGAGACCATCCGCACCTTTGCCGAGACCGGCGTCGATCGGATCTCGGTGGGCGCGCTGACCAAGGACGTGCGCGCGACCGATTACTCCTTGCGCATCATTGGCTGA
- a CDS encoding RsmB/NOP family class I SAM-dependent RNA methyltransferase: MSRTQAGNRSPRGEGRAPARSKGKSSPIRKSPHAGSAGAANGAATRTHGGLHATHIQHIDRLLGKVMLFARPADAVVSYYFRENPKLGHRERGIIAEAIYAVLRRRVEFAQFAESGTGAASRRLALLGLAATLGRDALSPFLYPDEAEWLDRLTTIERSSLAPRVRANLPEWLYDELVRQHGEAFAAALGDAWLRPAPLDLRVNLGKTSREAALAELQAAGLGAEPTPMAPAGIRMTGKPALNQLPVFVNGLVEVQDEGSQLLCNLVAPRRGEMVVDFCAGAGGKTLALGAAMRSTGRLYAFDVSEKRLANLKPRLARSGLSNVHPVLIDSERDAKIKRLAGKADRVLVDAPCSGLGTLRRNPDLKWRQSPESVLELTAKQTAILDSAARLVKGGGRVVYATCSVLEAENEQIVRDFLAAHPNFRLVPAAEVLAEQKIEVPGLPDNGMFALYPHLHQTDGFFAAVLERTS, from the coding sequence ATGAGCCGTACCCAGGCAGGAAACCGTTCCCCGCGCGGCGAGGGCCGCGCCCCCGCGCGCAGCAAGGGCAAAAGCAGCCCGATCCGCAAGTCGCCCCATGCCGGCAGTGCTGGCGCCGCCAACGGCGCTGCCACGCGCACGCATGGCGGGCTGCATGCCACCCACATCCAGCATATCGATCGCCTGCTGGGCAAGGTGATGCTGTTCGCGCGCCCCGCCGATGCGGTGGTCAGCTACTACTTCCGCGAAAACCCCAAGCTCGGCCACCGCGAGCGCGGCATCATTGCCGAAGCGATCTACGCGGTGCTGCGCCGGCGCGTCGAGTTCGCCCAGTTTGCCGAGAGCGGCACCGGCGCGGCCTCGCGTCGGCTGGCATTGCTGGGCCTGGCGGCAACGCTGGGCCGCGATGCGCTGTCGCCGTTCCTGTATCCCGATGAAGCCGAGTGGCTGGATCGCCTGACCACGATCGAGCGCTCCAGCCTGGCGCCGCGCGTGCGCGCCAACCTGCCCGAGTGGCTGTACGACGAACTGGTGCGCCAGCATGGCGAGGCCTTTGCCGCGGCGCTGGGCGATGCCTGGCTGCGCCCGGCGCCGCTGGACCTGCGCGTCAACCTCGGCAAGACCAGCCGCGAGGCCGCGCTGGCCGAGCTGCAGGCCGCGGGCCTGGGCGCCGAGCCTACGCCGATGGCGCCGGCCGGCATCCGCATGACCGGCAAGCCGGCGCTGAACCAGCTGCCGGTCTTCGTCAACGGCCTGGTCGAGGTGCAGGACGAAGGCAGCCAGCTGCTGTGCAACCTGGTGGCGCCGCGGCGCGGCGAGATGGTGGTCGACTTCTGCGCCGGCGCGGGCGGCAAGACCCTGGCGCTGGGCGCGGCGATGCGCTCGACCGGCCGGCTCTACGCCTTCGACGTATCGGAAAAGCGCCTGGCCAACCTGAAGCCGCGGCTGGCGCGCAGCGGCCTGTCGAACGTTCATCCGGTGCTGATCGACTCCGAACGCGACGCCAAGATCAAGCGCCTGGCCGGCAAGGCCGACCGCGTGCTGGTCGATGCGCCGTGCAGCGGCCTGGGCACGCTGCGCCGCAATCCCGACCTGAAGTGGCGGCAATCGCCGGAGTCGGTGCTGGAGCTGACCGCCAAGCAGACCGCGATCCTGGACTCCGCGGCGCGGCTGGTGAAGGGCGGCGGCCGCGTGGTGTACGCGACCTGCAGCGTGCTGGAGGCCGAGAACGAGCAGATCGTGCGCGATTTCCTTGCCGCGCATCCTAACTTCCGCCTGGTGCCGGCCGCCGAAGTGCTGGCCGAGCAGAAGATCGAAGTGCCGGGCCTGCCGGACAACGGCATGTTCGCCTTATATCCGCACCTGCACCAGACCGATGGCTTCTTTGCCGCGGTGCTGGAGCGCACCAGCTGA
- a CDS encoding mechanosensitive ion channel family protein — protein sequence MNGETLSDLGGLKDLKASHSMFGKMLDDLVRDAGGPGFFWQLLVLAGCLLVAWPLARFVVRRLEARYEGSSFSVRFAAASLERAMFPLAGWALVLVARFALAPLIPVSVLRLALVPLFGITALNFTFYVLRRVMSGSGQLHGMLLLVEKVLTTLVWIGMALYVLGVLGDVVGWMESVRFSIGGKQKISVAETLMAVVWILLTVLVALWFGSWLEERLMRSANLDGNLKVVLTRISKAVLLLVSLLLSLSLVGIDLTVLSVFGGALGVGLGLGLQKIASNYISGFIILLDRSVKLGDQITVDKYTGIVSQIRTRYTVVRNGDGETLVPNEQLVAQSVQNHSFSNTNVRVATRVQADYSADPETVIALLTECVRNLPRVLPDPEPAAFLVLFADSGIEYEVAVFVADPQNGKLGVQSAMNRAIWRTLREHGISIPYPQRELRVMHETLPAGPAGPAGPKASTLPEAANAS from the coding sequence ATGAACGGTGAAACCCTGTCCGACCTCGGCGGCCTGAAGGACCTGAAAGCCTCGCATTCGATGTTCGGCAAGATGCTGGACGACCTGGTCCGCGACGCGGGCGGCCCCGGCTTCTTCTGGCAACTGCTGGTGCTGGCCGGCTGCCTGCTGGTGGCGTGGCCGCTGGCGCGGTTCGTGGTGCGGCGGCTGGAGGCGCGCTACGAAGGCTCGAGCTTTTCGGTGCGCTTCGCCGCCGCCAGCCTGGAACGCGCCATGTTCCCGCTGGCCGGCTGGGCGCTGGTGCTGGTAGCCCGCTTCGCGCTGGCGCCACTGATCCCGGTCAGCGTGCTGCGGCTGGCGCTGGTGCCGCTGTTTGGCATCACCGCGCTGAATTTCACCTTCTACGTGCTGCGCCGCGTAATGTCCGGCAGCGGCCAGCTGCACGGCATGCTGCTGCTGGTGGAGAAGGTGCTGACCACGCTGGTGTGGATCGGCATGGCCCTGTACGTGCTGGGCGTGCTCGGCGACGTGGTGGGCTGGATGGAGAGCGTGCGCTTCTCCATCGGCGGCAAGCAGAAGATCAGCGTGGCCGAGACCCTGATGGCGGTGGTCTGGATCCTGCTGACGGTGCTGGTGGCGCTGTGGTTCGGCTCGTGGCTGGAAGAGCGGCTGATGCGCTCGGCCAACCTCGACGGCAACCTGAAGGTGGTGCTGACGCGGATTTCCAAGGCCGTGCTGCTGCTGGTGTCGCTGCTGCTGAGCTTGTCGCTGGTAGGCATCGACCTGACCGTGCTGTCGGTCTTCGGCGGCGCGCTGGGCGTGGGCCTGGGGCTGGGTTTGCAGAAGATCGCCAGCAATTACATCTCCGGCTTCATCATCCTGCTGGACCGCTCGGTCAAGCTCGGCGACCAGATCACGGTCGACAAGTACACCGGCATCGTTTCGCAGATCCGCACCCGCTACACCGTGGTGCGCAACGGCGACGGCGAGACGCTGGTGCCGAACGAGCAGCTGGTGGCGCAGTCGGTGCAGAACCATTCGTTCTCGAATACCAACGTGCGCGTGGCGACCCGCGTGCAGGCCGACTACAGCGCCGACCCCGAGACCGTGATCGCGCTGCTGACCGAATGCGTGCGCAACCTGCCGCGCGTGCTGCCCGACCCTGAGCCGGCGGCCTTCCTGGTGCTGTTCGCCGACAGCGGCATCGAGTACGAAGTCGCGGTGTTCGTGGCCGATCCGCAGAACGGCAAGCTCGGCGTGCAATCGGCGATGAACCGTGCCATCTGGCGCACGCTGCGCGAACACGGCATTTCCATCCCGTATCCGCAGCGCGAGTTGCGTGTGATGCACGAGACGCTGCCAGCGGGTCCGGCGGGTCCAGCCGGTCCGAAAGCGAGCACATTGCCAGAGGCCGCCAACGCCTCTTGA